A part of Halobacillus shinanisalinarum genomic DNA contains:
- a CDS encoding MalY/PatB family protein, producing the protein MSRFSEITTRKGTRSVKWDLAEELYNDPDVLPMWVADMDFKTPERVINALTSRVKHGIFGYTMPDDELKSTILNWLEQRHNWKIDKDWITYSPGVIPSLHMAVQSLTSQEEAILIQTPVYPPFYSVVKDHHRTLVTNPLVFKNESYSIDFDDFEAKIKDHNVKLFILCNPHNPVGRVWTREELVRMNNICLEHGVTVLSDEIHADLVFSEYTHIPIAALSKQASDNTVTCLSPTKTFNLAGLQASYLVTKNEETRKKLTAYFNKQGMFMLNTLGIVALESAYQQGEEWLEELIKTLEFNRNYVTERLHTETDVLRVIPAEGTYLLWIDCRMLNLSQSDLKLFMQQQAKVGLNDGASFGEEGKGFMRMNIAAPKELIEKGVSRIIQAAQK; encoded by the coding sequence ATGAGTCGTTTTTCAGAAATAACAACAAGGAAAGGGACTAGATCCGTAAAATGGGATTTGGCTGAAGAACTATATAACGATCCAGATGTGCTCCCAATGTGGGTAGCAGATATGGATTTCAAAACACCAGAACGTGTCATAAATGCCTTGACAAGTCGGGTTAAACACGGAATATTTGGTTACACCATGCCAGATGATGAACTGAAATCTACCATCCTCAATTGGCTTGAGCAACGCCATAACTGGAAAATTGATAAGGATTGGATCACTTACAGCCCTGGTGTTATACCAAGTCTGCATATGGCCGTACAGTCCTTAACTTCTCAGGAGGAGGCAATATTAATTCAAACACCGGTCTACCCTCCTTTTTACAGTGTAGTCAAAGACCATCATCGTACACTAGTAACCAATCCTTTAGTATTTAAAAATGAATCGTATTCGATCGACTTTGACGACTTCGAAGCTAAAATAAAAGATCATAATGTTAAACTCTTTATTCTATGTAATCCCCATAATCCAGTTGGAAGAGTGTGGACTCGCGAAGAACTTGTACGTATGAACAATATTTGTCTTGAACACGGCGTGACAGTACTTTCAGATGAAATTCACGCTGATTTAGTATTCAGTGAATACACGCATATACCTATTGCCGCACTGTCAAAACAAGCGAGCGATAATACAGTCACTTGCCTATCTCCGACAAAAACATTTAATTTAGCCGGGCTGCAAGCCTCTTATCTCGTCACTAAGAATGAAGAAACACGCAAGAAATTAACAGCCTACTTTAACAAGCAAGGCATGTTTATGCTTAATACACTAGGAATCGTAGCTCTTGAGTCAGCCTATCAACAAGGTGAGGAGTGGCTTGAAGAGTTAATTAAAACACTTGAATTTAATCGAAATTACGTTACAGAGCGACTCCACACAGAAACAGACGTTTTACGTGTAATTCCTGCAGAGGGTACCTACCTACTGTGGATTGACTGTCGCATGCTTAACCTCTCCCAATCTGACCTTAAATTATTTATGCAACAACAAGCAAAGGTAGGTCTCAATGATGGAGCCTCCTTTGGAGAAGAAGGGAAAGGTTTTATGCGAATGAACATCGCCGCACCAAAAGAACTTATTGAAAAAGGCGTGTCTAGAATTATTCAAGCTGCCCAAAAATAA
- a CDS encoding M20/M25/M40 family metallo-hydrolase, translated as MDFLLELLQTPSPSSMEMQIQKRWMKEMESYVDEIRTDHAGNLIAVLNPEAECKILLAGHCDEIALVINRIDEQGYLHFDKMGGINPKAAVGMKVTVLGNHKTLTGVIGVNAQHHGGLKDDFGLEDLFIDCGVKSKEDIENLVQIGDLAVYKRNPEVLMDQYISGRGLDNRTGQFIVGEVLRKLSQKDLKVGVYGASTVNEETNMGGAYFAAAGIEPKMAIACDVTFSTDYPGVNKNKYGDIRLGGGPVLAKGAPINRKINQLLEKSAQTLNMDLQYELTPRMTGTDADRMRVTGRGVPVSLVSLPLRYMHSPVETVSIKDIEEEIDLLVEMITNMTGNESLNPLDE; from the coding sequence ATGGATTTTTTATTAGAGTTATTACAAACCCCATCACCCTCAAGTATGGAAATGCAAATACAGAAGCGATGGATGAAGGAAATGGAGTCATATGTAGATGAAATACGAACAGACCACGCCGGAAACCTGATTGCCGTATTGAATCCTGAAGCGGAATGTAAAATACTGCTTGCCGGACACTGTGATGAAATAGCTCTCGTGATCAATCGGATAGATGAGCAAGGTTATCTTCATTTTGACAAAATGGGCGGAATAAATCCAAAAGCCGCGGTTGGCATGAAAGTGACTGTTCTCGGTAATCACAAAACTCTTACAGGTGTGATTGGGGTCAATGCCCAGCATCATGGTGGTTTAAAGGATGATTTTGGTTTAGAAGATCTATTTATTGATTGTGGGGTCAAGTCAAAGGAAGATATAGAAAATCTTGTTCAAATCGGTGATTTGGCCGTTTATAAACGTAATCCGGAAGTACTTATGGATCAATATATTTCTGGAAGAGGTCTTGATAACCGAACAGGTCAATTTATTGTTGGCGAGGTCTTACGAAAACTGTCTCAAAAGGATCTTAAAGTAGGCGTCTATGGTGCCAGCACGGTCAATGAAGAAACAAATATGGGTGGTGCTTATTTCGCAGCAGCCGGAATTGAGCCTAAGATGGCGATTGCTTGTGACGTCACCTTTTCAACAGACTATCCAGGAGTAAATAAAAATAAATATGGTGATATCCGTTTAGGTGGAGGACCTGTCCTTGCTAAAGGGGCGCCGATTAATCGTAAAATTAATCAGCTACTTGAGAAAAGTGCCCAAACGTTAAATATGGATCTCCAGTATGAACTTACTCCTAGAATGACAGGGACAGATGCTGACCGTATGCGCGTGACGGGGCGAGGGGTGCCAGTGAGCCTCGTCTCCCTGCCATTACGTTATATGCATTCACCAGTTGAGACAGTCAGTATAAAAGATATAGAGGAAGAGATTGACTTATTAGTTGAGATGATTACAAACATGACAGGAAATGAAAGCTTAAACCCTTTAGACGAGTAA
- a CDS encoding YugN-like family protein, translated as MISLSSQLTDELFDLHELEQNLRPIGFNFSDNWDYEHGYFDYKLGDENGYLFLRIPFSVVEGTLDSPSNPATVKMNEPYLLAHVYQDGIDDHVREGNFRASIDQFQTPKDKDANFPEEHIQAGQEILQQAEQALLSKGSK; from the coding sequence GTGATTAGTTTATCTTCTCAACTTACAGATGAATTATTTGATTTGCATGAGCTTGAGCAGAATCTTCGCCCAATTGGCTTTAACTTTTCGGACAATTGGGATTATGAGCATGGTTATTTTGATTATAAGCTCGGTGATGAAAATGGATATCTATTTCTGAGAATTCCATTTTCTGTCGTCGAAGGGACATTGGATTCACCTTCAAACCCTGCCACAGTGAAAATGAACGAGCCATATTTACTTGCCCATGTTTATCAAGACGGAATCGATGATCATGTACGAGAAGGAAACTTTCGTGCATCAATTGATCAATTTCAGACACCTAAAGATAAGGATGCAAATTTTCCAGAAGAACATATTCAGGCAGGTCAAGAAATACTTCAACAAGCCGAACAGGCTCTACTCTCTAAAGGGAGTAAATAG
- a CDS encoding TraR/DksA family transcriptional regulator produces the protein MLSEKQMSEFKKQLEEMKGETEKELNKFQNEQADKEYPNEKDGELSSVADHPGDLGTSQFEKEKEYTLYEQSREKLIEINDALDRIKDGSYGKSEKSGEPIPIERLKVMPTARMRVDEVEDKP, from the coding sequence ATGTTGAGCGAAAAGCAAATGAGCGAATTTAAAAAGCAACTCGAAGAAATGAAGGGTGAAACAGAAAAAGAACTAAATAAATTCCAAAATGAGCAGGCAGATAAAGAGTACCCGAATGAGAAAGATGGGGAGCTATCCAGTGTAGCTGACCATCCTGGTGACCTTGGGACATCCCAATTCGAAAAAGAGAAGGAATATACATTATACGAGCAGTCCCGAGAGAAGTTAATAGAGATCAACGATGCCCTTGATCGCATTAAAGATGGAAGCTATGGAAAAAGCGAGAAATCAGGAGAACCAATTCCTATAGAACGATTAAAAGTCATGCCTACAGCTAGAATGCGCGTCGATGAAGTAGAAGACAAACCGTAA
- a CDS encoding ECF transporter S component yields MNPYTGQSSKLIKLIILALFGSISMVLMLLNFPLPMLPQYLKIDFSEIPALIAAILFTPVAGIIVEGLKNTLYLIYTGAADPVGVVANFTAGVLFILPVAMLYHRFKNTKSLVSGLITGSIVMAVGMSVLNYFLVLPAYSWFMGWETMSAQVKWVTIVAAILPFNALKGIIVGALFVPLFIKLKPWIEQKRMNTSSAA; encoded by the coding sequence ATGAATCCTTATACAGGTCAATCATCAAAGTTAATCAAGTTAATTATTTTGGCTCTATTTGGAAGTATTTCAATGGTACTGATGCTGCTTAATTTTCCGTTGCCAATGCTTCCTCAATATTTGAAAATTGACTTTAGTGAAATTCCTGCTTTAATTGCTGCTATATTGTTCACGCCTGTTGCAGGAATCATAGTAGAAGGGTTGAAAAACACATTATATCTAATCTACACAGGGGCAGCTGATCCCGTCGGAGTCGTGGCAAACTTCACTGCCGGGGTCCTATTCATCTTGCCCGTGGCAATGTTGTACCATAGATTTAAAAATACAAAAAGCCTGGTTTCAGGGTTAATTACTGGTTCTATTGTAATGGCTGTAGGCATGAGCGTGCTCAACTATTTCCTCGTTTTACCGGCCTATAGCTGGTTTATGGGATGGGAGACAATGTCTGCACAAGTAAAATGGGTTACGATTGTAGCGGCCATCCTGCCATTTAATGCGCTTAAAGGGATTATTGTCGGCGCGCTTTTTGTCCCTTTGTTTATTAAATTAAAACCATGGATCGAACAGAAGAGAATGAATACTTCATCCGCTGCATAA
- a CDS encoding potassium channel family protein, translating to MQQWIRFYFQLPVLIRLLSIALVTMLFFGMAIHLIEPKNFPTFFDGVWWAFVTGATVGYGDYVPLSVGGRIIAIMLILTGGGLITFYMVTLSSATVKHEKDLSKGKVRFKGNSHIVLLGWNERTRQLIDMMRKDDIEDKIVLIDETMNQLYEKLSNVHFVKGDPTSEEILDKANVCGARMAVVTANPSKKEQQSDQAVIHQLVALKGHHPNLFIIAEVLTERQKINAERAGANTVIRSNDFMSSLFYHELYRKDPLQPFQLFLNLLTARQFHEEKVSSSLAGVSMIKVLEHYLAQGSQVIGVKTGDTISFNIDTHTTLTEDDYLVLFTPFRE from the coding sequence ATGCAGCAATGGATTCGGTTCTATTTTCAGCTTCCCGTGCTCATACGATTGTTATCTATCGCTTTAGTAACTATGCTATTCTTTGGCATGGCGATCCATCTCATCGAACCGAAAAACTTTCCGACATTCTTCGATGGGGTATGGTGGGCTTTTGTAACAGGAGCTACTGTCGGCTACGGTGATTACGTTCCGTTAAGCGTAGGAGGCAGGATCATAGCCATCATGTTAATTTTAACGGGCGGTGGACTTATTACATTTTATATGGTTACATTATCCTCTGCTACCGTGAAACATGAAAAGGATCTATCAAAAGGAAAAGTCCGCTTTAAAGGAAATTCGCACATCGTTTTATTAGGCTGGAATGAGCGAACACGGCAACTAATAGATATGATGAGAAAAGATGATATTGAAGATAAAATTGTTTTAATAGATGAGACAATGAATCAACTTTATGAAAAGTTATCAAATGTTCATTTTGTAAAAGGGGATCCGACCAGCGAGGAAATCCTCGATAAAGCCAATGTATGCGGGGCTAGAATGGCTGTTGTCACGGCGAATCCCTCCAAGAAGGAACAACAATCTGATCAAGCTGTCATTCATCAGCTTGTGGCTTTAAAAGGCCACCATCCCAATTTATTTATTATCGCCGAAGTATTGACAGAGCGCCAAAAAATCAATGCTGAAAGAGCAGGGGCCAATACGGTGATTCGCTCCAATGATTTTATGAGCAGTTTATTCTATCATGAGCTTTATCGAAAAGACCCTCTGCAACCCTTCCAGTTATTCCTGAATTTACTTACGGCTCGTCAGTTTCATGAAGAAAAAGTCTCTTCTTCCTTAGCTGGTGTCTCGATGATTAAAGTCCTGGAACATTATTTAGCTCAAGGCTCTCAAGTGATAGGAGTCAAAACGGGCGACACAATTTCTTTTAATATTGACACTCATACAACACTAACGGAAGATGATTATTTAGTTCTATTTACTCCCTTTAGAGAGTAG
- a CDS encoding iron-containing alcohol dehydrogenase produces MDAFTFHNPTKLIFGKNQVEQLLEQLPEGVTNVLIVYGGGSIKKNGLYDSVIKELSKANVTVHELSGVDPNPKLSTVREGINLCKEENIDFLLAVGGGSVIDCTKTIAAGAKYEGDAWDLVTRKATPDGALPFGTVLTLAATGSEMNAGSVITNWETNEKYGWGYPPYTFPMFSILDPQNTLTVPLDQTIYGIVDMMSHLFEQYFHNLTQSPVQDEMVEGVLRTVIHTAPKLLDDLESYEHRETILYAGTIALNGMLQMGYRGDWASHNIEHAISAVYDIPHAGGLAILFPNWMKHNLEVNEDRFVRMAVKVFAVDPAGKSSREIAEEGVEALRSFWTSIGAPKSLADYDIDDQKFDMIVDRAMKRGAFGNFSKLEGQDVQKILEMSK; encoded by the coding sequence ATGGATGCATTTACGTTTCATAATCCAACGAAATTAATTTTTGGTAAAAACCAGGTTGAACAATTGTTAGAGCAACTTCCTGAAGGTGTAACAAATGTCCTTATCGTCTATGGAGGCGGAAGCATTAAAAAAAATGGTTTATATGATAGTGTAATCAAAGAGCTTAGTAAGGCGAATGTGACAGTTCATGAGCTTTCCGGTGTAGATCCTAACCCCAAGCTGAGTACAGTTAGAGAAGGCATTAATCTTTGTAAAGAAGAAAACATTGATTTTCTTCTTGCTGTTGGGGGCGGTAGTGTCATTGACTGCACAAAAACAATTGCGGCAGGTGCTAAGTACGAAGGCGACGCATGGGATTTAGTCACTCGTAAAGCGACACCAGATGGGGCGCTACCTTTTGGTACTGTACTTACATTAGCTGCTACAGGTTCTGAGATGAACGCAGGCTCTGTGATCACAAATTGGGAAACGAATGAAAAATATGGCTGGGGTTATCCACCATATACATTTCCAATGTTCTCCATTTTGGATCCGCAAAATACGTTGACTGTTCCTCTTGATCAGACGATCTATGGCATTGTTGACATGATGAGCCATTTATTCGAGCAGTATTTCCACAACCTAACCCAATCCCCTGTTCAAGATGAGATGGTTGAAGGCGTTTTACGTACAGTTATTCATACAGCACCTAAGTTACTCGATGATCTCGAATCGTACGAGCATCGTGAAACCATTTTATATGCAGGCACCATAGCTTTGAATGGTATGCTGCAAATGGGATATCGAGGTGACTGGGCAAGTCATAATATTGAGCATGCGATTTCTGCGGTTTATGATATTCCTCATGCAGGTGGACTTGCGATCCTTTTCCCAAACTGGATGAAACATAATTTGGAAGTGAATGAGGATCGGTTCGTGCGAATGGCTGTCAAAGTGTTCGCAGTGGATCCAGCAGGGAAATCAAGCCGTGAGATAGCTGAAGAAGGTGTTGAAGCACTACGAAGCTTTTGGACATCGATAGGCGCTCCTAAATCATTGGCTGACTACGATATCGACGATCAGAAGTTTGATATGATCGTTGATCGTGCAATGAAACGAGGGGCTTTTGGTAATTTTAGCAAACTTGAAGGTCAAGATGTTCAGAAAATCTTAGAAATGTCTAAATAA
- a CDS encoding glucose-6-phosphate isomerase, translating into MTHVRFDYEKALPFFNEHELDYMQGAVSLAHKALHEKTGAGNDFLGWIDLPVDYDKDEFSRIKQAAEKIKSDSDVLLVVGIGGSYLGARAAIEMLNHSFYNELSQEHRKTPQVFFVGNSVSAPYINELFDVLKDKDVSVNVISKSGTTTEPAIAFRIFRKFLEEKYGREEAQKRIYATTDKEKGALKTLANEQGYESFVVPDDVGGRYSVLTAVGLLPIAASGIDIEEMMKGAQASREELSSDRLSENPAYQYAAVRNALYSKGKTIEMMINYEPSLQYLSEWWKQLFGESEGKDHKGIFPSSANFSTDLHSLGQYVQDGRRDLFETILHVEEPTSDYTIEEDEQNLDGLNYLAGKTVDEVNEKAYQGTMLAHTDGQVPNLIVHIPKRDAFTFGYLAYFFEKACAISGYILGVNPFDQPGVEAYKKNMFALLGKPGFEQQKQDLEKRL; encoded by the coding sequence ATGACACACGTTCGATTTGATTATGAAAAAGCGTTGCCGTTCTTTAATGAACATGAGCTTGACTATATGCAAGGAGCTGTATCTTTAGCCCATAAGGCACTTCATGAAAAAACAGGTGCCGGAAATGACTTTCTCGGGTGGATAGATTTGCCTGTAGACTATGACAAAGACGAATTTTCTCGAATTAAGCAGGCAGCAGAAAAAATCAAGAGTGATTCAGATGTTCTGCTTGTAGTTGGTATTGGTGGATCCTACTTAGGTGCGCGGGCAGCAATTGAGATGCTTAATCATAGTTTCTACAATGAATTATCCCAGGAACACAGGAAAACACCTCAAGTCTTTTTTGTTGGCAATAGTGTAAGTGCCCCTTATATTAATGAATTATTTGATGTATTGAAGGATAAAGATGTATCCGTCAATGTCATTTCAAAAAGTGGGACAACGACGGAACCGGCGATTGCCTTTCGTATCTTCCGTAAGTTCTTAGAAGAAAAATATGGTCGGGAAGAAGCACAAAAGCGTATCTATGCAACCACAGACAAAGAAAAGGGTGCGTTGAAGACGTTAGCAAACGAGCAGGGGTACGAGTCCTTTGTCGTTCCAGATGATGTAGGTGGACGTTATTCTGTACTTACGGCTGTAGGCCTATTACCGATTGCGGCAAGTGGAATTGATATTGAAGAAATGATGAAGGGTGCTCAAGCCAGCCGAGAAGAGTTAAGTTCTGATCGCCTTTCAGAAAATCCTGCCTATCAATATGCAGCAGTAAGGAATGCATTGTATAGTAAGGGAAAAACGATTGAAATGATGATTAATTATGAACCCTCACTTCAGTATTTGTCGGAGTGGTGGAAGCAACTGTTTGGGGAGAGTGAAGGGAAGGATCACAAAGGAATTTTTCCAAGTTCCGCAAATTTCTCAACAGATCTACATTCTTTAGGTCAGTATGTTCAGGATGGTCGTCGTGATCTATTTGAAACAATTTTACATGTAGAGGAACCTACGTCTGATTACACGATTGAAGAGGATGAGCAAAATTTAGATGGACTTAACTACTTAGCGGGAAAAACAGTCGATGAAGTAAACGAGAAGGCCTATCAAGGCACAATGCTTGCTCACACAGACGGCCAAGTTCCCAACTTAATCGTTCACATACCTAAGCGTGACGCATTTACATTTGGTTACCTTGCCTATTTCTTTGAAAAAGCGTGTGCAATCAGTGGCTATATTCTTGGAGTAAACCCATTTGATCAGCCAGGAGTAGAAGCCTACAAGAAAAATATGTTCGCCTTGCTAGGTAAACCAGGGTTTGAACAACAAAAACAAGACCTAGAAAAGCGCCTGTAA
- a CDS encoding superoxide dismutase family protein, protein MKFVLIGVLTTLLTITGCGEKRSPLESALFNQEGDRIGTVTLIEQSGGVEVKVKAEGLEAGPHGIHVHEFPKCEGPDFKSAGNHFNPTQKKHGLMNQKGAHIGDLPNIDAEAGGMADAKLMLAEATLKDGQTSLLRKEGTSLVIHSGPDDGMSQPSGDSGDRVACAEITLNSEKSKASDPTELNKKQEE, encoded by the coding sequence ATGAAATTTGTTCTAATAGGGGTACTCACCACTTTATTAACGATTACAGGATGCGGAGAAAAACGTTCACCTTTAGAATCGGCACTTTTTAATCAGGAAGGTGATCGTATAGGAACAGTGACACTCATTGAACAGTCTGGTGGTGTTGAGGTAAAGGTAAAGGCAGAGGGGCTGGAAGCGGGGCCGCATGGGATCCATGTCCATGAGTTTCCAAAGTGTGAGGGACCTGACTTTAAAAGTGCAGGGAATCATTTTAATCCGACACAAAAAAAGCATGGATTAATGAATCAGAAAGGTGCACATATTGGTGATTTACCAAATATTGATGCTGAGGCAGGCGGGATGGCAGATGCTAAGCTGATGCTAGCAGAAGCTACATTAAAAGATGGGCAAACCTCTTTATTAAGAAAAGAGGGAACGTCTCTTGTCATTCATAGTGGACCAGATGACGGCATGTCTCAACCTTCAGGGGACTCTGGGGATCGGGTTGCTTGTGCTGAGATTACCTTAAACAGTGAAAAGTCTAAAGCAAGTGATCCTACAGAATTAAATAAAAAACAGGAAGAATAG
- a CDS encoding hotdog fold thioesterase, translated as MSLKNTLMEALGMEVIETQPDKVALKMPVDERTHQPMGFLHGGASVALAESAASIGSYLNIDPTQQQVFGIEINANHTKSVRSGYVYGTATPLHLGKNTMVWEIRIEDSDNQLISISRCTVGVVPRKP; from the coding sequence ATGTCCTTAAAAAACACACTGATGGAAGCGTTGGGTATGGAAGTCATAGAAACGCAGCCTGACAAGGTAGCACTCAAAATGCCCGTAGATGAACGTACACATCAGCCCATGGGTTTTTTGCATGGTGGTGCCAGTGTGGCGTTAGCAGAATCGGCAGCAAGCATTGGATCCTATTTGAATATTGATCCAACGCAACAACAAGTCTTTGGCATTGAAATCAACGCCAATCATACGAAAAGCGTACGCTCTGGCTATGTTTACGGCACAGCCACACCTCTCCATCTAGGCAAAAACACAATGGTATGGGAGATAAGGATTGAGGATAGCGATAACCAGTTGATCTCGATTTCCAGGTGCACAGTCGGTGTTGTCCCACGCAAACCTTGA
- the yugI gene encoding S1 domain-containing post-transcriptional regulator GSP13 has protein sequence MSDKFQEGQVLEGKVTGIQPYGAFVALDEQVQGLVHISEVTHGYVKDINEHLSEGDEVQVKILNIDEKSNKYSLSIRATQEAPKKEPRPRKQAAPKQQQEDASAGFNTLKDKLEDWIKQSDDREKFRK, from the coding sequence ATGTCAGATAAGTTTCAAGAAGGTCAAGTATTAGAAGGTAAGGTAACAGGTATTCAGCCATACGGTGCTTTCGTTGCACTTGATGAGCAAGTACAAGGACTAGTGCATATCTCTGAAGTAACTCATGGTTATGTTAAGGATATTAACGAGCATCTTTCTGAAGGTGATGAAGTTCAAGTTAAAATTCTAAACATTGATGAAAAAAGTAATAAATACTCTCTTTCTATTCGTGCGACACAGGAAGCACCTAAGAAAGAGCCTCGTCCTCGTAAGCAAGCAGCACCAAAACAACAACAGGAGGATGCTTCTGCAGGATTTAACACACTGAAGGATAAATTAGAAGACTGGATTAAACAGTCTGATGATCGTGAAAAATTTCGTAAGTAG
- a CDS encoding thioredoxin family protein gives MNLNEWFNKGITAQEYVDSMEQHQEGFVRIYEHFTVPSEDEPFFTQLQNKNLRAIAITEDWCGDAMLNLPVFLRLAEAGGIATHFLHRDENLGLMDQYLTNGSARSIPKIIIIDDQGKEWLNWGPRAPELQEFIDNAMANLPPKDAADFQEKQQELFQFVTKAYRDNGDFHSFVYQDLKKTLAQ, from the coding sequence ATGAACTTGAACGAATGGTTTAACAAAGGTATAACCGCCCAGGAATATGTTGATTCTATGGAACAACATCAGGAGGGCTTTGTTCGAATATATGAACACTTCACAGTCCCATCAGAAGACGAGCCATTTTTTACACAATTACAAAATAAAAACTTGCGCGCTATCGCCATTACGGAAGATTGGTGTGGGGATGCAATGTTGAATCTACCGGTATTTTTACGTTTGGCTGAAGCAGGCGGTATCGCCACCCATTTTCTACATCGTGATGAAAACCTTGGACTAATGGATCAATACTTAACCAATGGGTCCGCACGCTCGATCCCAAAGATTATAATCATTGACGACCAGGGAAAGGAGTGGTTGAATTGGGGACCCAGGGCACCGGAGTTGCAGGAATTTATCGACAATGCAATGGCCAATCTGCCTCCTAAAGACGCAGCTGATTTTCAGGAAAAGCAACAGGAATTATTTCAATTTGTTACAAAGGCTTATCGTGATAATGGAGATTTCCATTCATTTGTATATCAGGACCTGAAAAAAACTTTAGCACAATAG
- a CDS encoding DUF378 domain-containing protein, translating to MNTIQRIALLLTIIGAINWGLIGLFQFDLVAALFGGGEQSGAFARIIYSLVGISGLITISLYFSRAAEHHEATEAEPSK from the coding sequence ATGAACACAATACAACGTATTGCCCTATTGCTTACCATCATTGGAGCGATAAACTGGGGACTAATTGGATTGTTCCAATTCGACCTTGTTGCTGCTTTATTTGGCGGTGGAGAACAAAGTGGAGCATTTGCGCGGATTATCTATTCACTTGTTGGAATTAGTGGTCTTATTACCATTTCCCTTTATTTCTCACGTGCAGCAGAGCATCATGAAGCTACCGAAGCAGAACCCAGCAAGTAA